A section of the Desulfofalx alkaliphila DSM 12257 genome encodes:
- a CDS encoding acyl-CoA dehydratase activase: MNAYLGIDVGSVSTNIVAIDGDGQVLVNIYLRTRGRPIEVLQHGLKEAASKLGEKVKIAGAGTTGSGRYLAGVMLGADIIKNEITAHAVAASVMVPDVQTVLEIGGQDSKIIILRNGIVTDFAMNTVCAAGTGSFLDQQASRLNIPISDFGSLALESSLQVRIAGRCTVFAESDMIHKQQMGHRLPDIINGLCEALVRNYLNNVGKGLEILPPVVFQGGVAANVGIKAAFERELGLPVIIPKHFDVMGAIGAALLAKEETDRTGKTNFKGFAITNLAYQTSSFECDGCSNACEVVEIHEQDKVIGRWGNRCHRWDMVES, translated from the coding sequence ATGAATGCATATCTAGGTATAGATGTAGGTTCTGTCAGTACTAATATTGTGGCCATTGACGGTGATGGCCAAGTACTTGTCAATATCTATTTGCGTACCAGGGGTCGTCCCATTGAAGTACTTCAGCATGGCCTAAAGGAAGCGGCATCTAAATTAGGCGAGAAGGTAAAAATTGCCGGTGCCGGAACAACCGGCAGCGGACGTTATCTGGCTGGAGTAATGCTGGGAGCGGATATTATTAAGAATGAGATTACCGCCCACGCTGTAGCAGCATCGGTAATGGTGCCAGACGTTCAAACGGTATTAGAAATAGGTGGACAGGATTCAAAAATTATTATTCTTCGAAACGGAATAGTTACAGACTTTGCCATGAACACCGTTTGTGCTGCAGGCACGGGTTCCTTTTTAGATCAGCAGGCATCACGCTTAAATATACCCATTTCCGATTTCGGTTCATTGGCCTTGGAATCATCTTTACAGGTGAGAATCGCCGGTAGATGTACGGTATTTGCCGAATCAGATATGATTCACAAACAACAGATGGGACATCGATTGCCGGATATCATCAATGGGCTTTGTGAAGCATTGGTGCGAAACTATTTAAATAACGTTGGCAAAGGACTGGAGATACTACCTCCGGTGGTTTTCCAAGGTGGTGTTGCTGCCAACGTAGGCATAAAAGCTGCCTTTGAGCGGGAACTGGGCTTGCCGGTAATAATACCTAAACATTTTGATGTTATGGGCGCAATAGGTGCAGCCCTGTTAGCCAAAGAAGAAACCGATCGTACGGGAAAAACAAATTTCAAAGGCTTTGCCATTACAAACCTGGCCTATCAAACCAGCAGCTTTGAGTGTGACGGCTGCTCCAATGCCTGTGAAGTTGTAGAAATACATGAACAGGATAAAGTTATCGGCAGGTGGGGAAACCGTTGCCACCGTTGGGATATGGTGGAAAGTTAA
- a CDS encoding response regulator transcription factor — MDLSQKHILIVDDEEKIRDLLSMYLREAGFLTSQASGGQQALDMINEYNYNLVILDLMMPGIDGLDVCRKIRQTSQIPVIILTAKGDEFDKVLGLEMGADDYIVKPFSPREVVARVKAVLRRSTASSINKNTRVLRYDGLIIDADARAVAIKEVEINLTPKEFDLLYFIAQYPGKVFSREQLLRHVWDYDYYGDLRTVDTHVNRLRDKLNKHCGDCQYIHTVWGVGYKFEVGK; from the coding sequence ATGGATTTAAGCCAAAAACATATTTTAATAGTAGATGATGAGGAAAAGATTAGAGATTTGTTATCTATGTACTTAAGGGAAGCAGGTTTTTTAACCAGTCAGGCTTCTGGCGGTCAGCAAGCCTTGGATATGATTAATGAATATAATTATAACTTAGTTATTTTGGACTTAATGATGCCGGGAATAGATGGCCTAGATGTGTGTCGAAAGATCAGGCAGACCTCCCAGATACCGGTTATAATTTTAACCGCCAAGGGGGATGAATTTGATAAGGTTTTGGGTTTGGAGATGGGTGCAGATGATTATATCGTAAAGCCTTTCAGTCCAAGGGAAGTGGTGGCAAGGGTGAAGGCGGTACTAAGAAGGTCAACAGCTTCTTCAATTAATAAAAATACTAGGGTGCTTAGATATGACGGACTGATAATAGATGCCGATGCAAGGGCAGTTGCCATAAAAGAGGTGGAAATTAATTTAACTCCAAAGGAGTTTGATTTGCTATATTTTATAGCCCAGTATCCTGGCAAGGTTTTTTCCCGGGAGCAGTTGCTCCGGCATGTTTGGGATTACGACTATTATGGTGATTTGCGTACAGTGGACACCCATGTAAATCGCTTGCGAGATAAACTAAATAAACATTGCGGTGATTGTCAGTATATTCATACTGTTTGGGGTGTTGGTTATAAGTTCGAGGTAGGTAAATGA
- a CDS encoding sensor histidine kinase: MISRSIVIKLWVVMVLLVLVVLGSSVLIQTFLLERTYYRQHTEQLITAAQGLSESVTDFHDSTVMQSMMWNTASALGAYVIVLNSEGDILYTQGPDRYGRQGHGHGHGRGHMMGNNTHIAGDNTQYGIEINIDQVLQGETVAARGQSQLANTEVLTVGVPIYDKELITGAILLQAPIPAISSRVRAFQNVSLYTAVLGVLLATVLSLVLSRSLVKPLLEINKATKDMVEGNYNSRVEVTSSDEIGMLAQSFNELSARLAEKVKTLEQIDNNRRDFVASISHELRTPLTIIQGYTEALRDGMAKDESQRQQYLTYVHEELMRMRRLVDELLDMRRLETGQLKTNFSTVNIAQLTVHLIERFKPLFEEKNVSLQYDIPENLPDVKADKDRLAQVLTNLLDNALRVSGEGGQVSVTVQDLQAEISITVSDTGPGIAKEDIPLIWERFYKADKSRTRGGAGTGLGLAISKRIIELHKGNIWVDSELGKGSQFTFTVPK; the protein is encoded by the coding sequence ATGATTAGTAGAAGTATTGTTATTAAACTTTGGGTTGTTATGGTGCTGCTGGTTTTGGTGGTATTAGGAAGTTCTGTTTTAATACAGACTTTTTTACTTGAACGCACCTATTATAGGCAGCACACCGAACAACTAATAACCGCTGCCCAAGGACTTTCCGAATCTGTAACCGACTTCCATGATTCCACTGTTATGCAAAGCATGATGTGGAATACAGCCAGTGCCTTGGGTGCCTATGTAATAGTATTGAACAGTGAAGGTGATATACTTTATACGCAAGGACCGGACAGATACGGCAGGCAAGGTCATGGCCATGGGCATGGTCGTGGTCATATGATGGGTAATAATACTCACATAGCCGGCGATAATACCCAGTATGGGATTGAAATAAATATAGATCAGGTATTACAAGGAGAGACAGTTGCTGCAAGGGGGCAGTCTCAGCTGGCAAATACTGAAGTTTTGACAGTGGGAGTTCCTATTTATGATAAGGAGCTAATAACCGGTGCAATACTGTTGCAAGCACCAATACCGGCTATAAGCTCCCGGGTTAGGGCATTTCAAAATGTTTCGCTGTACACAGCAGTATTGGGAGTCTTGTTAGCAACTGTATTAAGTCTAGTTTTGTCCAGATCACTGGTTAAACCACTATTGGAAATTAACAAGGCAACCAAAGATATGGTAGAAGGCAATTATAACAGCAGGGTAGAGGTGACAAGTAGCGATGAAATAGGTATGCTGGCCCAATCTTTTAATGAATTGTCTGCCCGGTTGGCTGAAAAAGTTAAAACCCTGGAACAAATAGATAACAATCGCAGGGATTTTGTTGCCAGTATATCCCATGAGTTAAGAACCCCCTTAACTATCATTCAAGGATATACTGAAGCATTGCGGGATGGAATGGCAAAAGATGAATCTCAGCGTCAGCAGTACTTAACCTATGTGCACGAAGAACTAATGAGAATGCGCAGACTAGTGGATGAACTGCTGGATATGAGAAGACTTGAAACAGGCCAGCTAAAAACTAATTTTTCAACTGTGAATATTGCACAATTGACGGTTCATTTAATCGAAAGGTTTAAACCACTGTTTGAAGAAAAAAATGTATCATTGCAATATGATATTCCTGAGAATTTACCGGATGTAAAAGCAGATAAAGACAGGCTGGCCCAGGTGTTAACAAATCTTTTAGATAACGCTTTACGGGTAAGCGGTGAAGGTGGCCAGGTATCTGTAACAGTTCAAGATCTCCAAGCTGAGATTTCGATAACTGTTTCTGATACCGGGCCAGGTATTGCTAAAGAAGATATACCTTTAATATGGGAGCGATTTTATAAGGCAGATAAATCCAGAACCAGGGGAGGGGCAGGTACAGGGCTGGGATTAGCCATCAGTAAAAGAATTATTGAGCTGCACAAAGGTAACATATGGGTAGACAGTGAGTTGGGCAAAGGCAGTCAATTTACTTTCACTGTTCCTAAATAA
- a CDS encoding phage-shock protein, with protein sequence MLKDYTPTQVIEKVTLCLNQNPCFYSDSHGLWYLESKGNEENDKFYKTLIKKKEPMSLREVTKGTGTKKRKIQKLTEEAALVTDGRFVQMENGNWGLTQWNIEPEIYSLKHLIIKVLKMHPGGVSPEDVYHTVKEWRPCTLDAIKQNLKKFAYFELVDTNMYTYDKKLHAFNDILMERYLGILRRQKQRWQYDRERWKIKLGNLERQLSEVSKAQREAAAALAERVSIMDQYHHLATQLSEKDLLLSMRKKEILRYREQLAKLEAKANSILHQCRLWVNRTKERDMKIHSLQKINEKNQSSLEIMFAKLQQYKEKDRESKAKIAELKDHYTTRIAELQTEIVELKEKLERYKENSDYEERRLYQDINDMSNDLKEALETSEQLQKTVRLLQQELDQAIEAKKKLENKLKPLPVRIALKISSFISGY encoded by the coding sequence ATGCTTAAGGATTACACTCCAACCCAGGTGATAGAGAAAGTGACCCTGTGTCTAAATCAAAATCCATGTTTTTACTCTGATAGCCATGGTTTATGGTATCTTGAATCTAAAGGTAATGAGGAAAATGATAAATTTTATAAAACACTTATTAAAAAAAAAGAACCCATGTCATTGCGTGAGGTGACCAAAGGTACAGGTACAAAAAAAAGAAAAATTCAAAAACTTACTGAAGAAGCTGCATTAGTTACCGATGGAAGGTTTGTACAAATGGAAAATGGTAATTGGGGGTTAACCCAATGGAACATTGAGCCTGAAATATATTCTTTAAAACATTTAATAATAAAAGTGTTAAAAATGCATCCAGGCGGTGTATCTCCAGAGGATGTGTATCATACCGTTAAAGAGTGGCGTCCTTGTACATTGGATGCAATAAAACAAAACTTAAAAAAGTTTGCTTACTTTGAGTTAGTAGATACTAATATGTATACATATGATAAAAAATTGCATGCCTTCAATGATATTTTAATGGAGCGCTACCTGGGTATTTTACGGCGACAAAAACAAAGGTGGCAGTATGATCGGGAACGGTGGAAGATTAAACTTGGTAATTTAGAAAGGCAACTAAGTGAGGTGTCTAAAGCACAGCGGGAAGCTGCGGCGGCACTGGCGGAAAGGGTATCAATAATGGACCAATACCACCATTTAGCAACACAGTTATCAGAAAAAGATTTACTTCTTTCCATGCGCAAGAAAGAAATTTTGCGTTACCGGGAGCAGTTGGCAAAGCTTGAAGCTAAGGCTAACAGCATACTCCATCAATGCCGCCTTTGGGTTAACCGTACCAAGGAAAGGGATATGAAAATACATAGTTTGCAAAAGATTAACGAAAAGAATCAGTCCAGTTTGGAAATAATGTTTGCTAAACTACAGCAGTATAAAGAGAAAGATCGTGAAAGTAAAGCAAAAATTGCGGAACTTAAGGATCACTATACCACCCGTATTGCAGAGCTGCAAACTGAAATTGTAGAATTAAAAGAAAAATTAGAACGGTATAAGGAAAACAGCGACTATGAAGAGCGCAGACTCTATCAGGATATCAACGATATGTCCAATGATCTGAAGGAAGCCCTGGAAACAAGTGAGCAATTACAAAAGACAGTCCGCTTGTTACAGCAGGAGTTGGATCAGGCAATAGAAGCTAAAAAGAAATTAGAGAATAAATTAAAACCCTTGCCGGTTAGAATCGCTTTAAAAATATCAAGTTTTATCTCTGGGTATTAG